The following are encoded in a window of Mycobacterium vicinigordonae genomic DNA:
- a CDS encoding iron-containing alcohol dehydrogenase: protein MSVLISFPRQVRIGPGAIKELGEVLRGLRLRRPMLVTDAFLVSTGLAARVVTLLGESDLTPAVFDRTVADPTTASLADGVAAVHAHQADCLIGLGGGSPMDSAKALAVLAHQGGPMRKFKAPNSYSGPALPVIAVPTTAGSGSEATQFTVISDSDTSEKMLCTGLSFLPVAAIVDFELTISMPPRLTADTGVDALTHAVEAYVSRKANPVSDSLALSAIRLIAGNLKRAYRDGSDAAAREAMMLASTQAGMAFSNSSVALVHGMSRPIGAHFQVAHGLSNAMLFPAVTQFSVSGAPKRYAECGRAFGVAGADTSDSVAAEVLVEALIELCAELEVPTPRSYGIDPHDWESLTPLMAQQAMASGSPANNPVVPTAQQIEAIYAGVYG from the coding sequence TTGTCGGTACTGATTTCGTTTCCCCGTCAGGTTCGCATCGGACCGGGCGCGATCAAGGAACTAGGCGAGGTATTGCGCGGCCTGCGGTTGCGCCGCCCGATGCTGGTGACAGATGCGTTCCTGGTCAGCACCGGCTTGGCAGCACGAGTCGTCACGTTGCTCGGCGAATCGGACTTGACCCCCGCCGTGTTCGACCGCACCGTAGCCGATCCCACCACCGCCTCGCTTGCGGACGGGGTCGCGGCAGTACACGCACACCAGGCCGATTGCCTGATCGGCTTGGGTGGCGGCAGCCCCATGGACTCGGCGAAAGCGCTTGCGGTGCTTGCCCATCAGGGCGGGCCGATGCGCAAGTTCAAGGCGCCCAACAGCTACTCGGGGCCGGCGCTGCCGGTGATTGCAGTGCCTACTACGGCGGGAAGTGGCTCGGAGGCAACGCAATTCACGGTGATCAGCGACAGCGACACCAGCGAGAAGATGCTCTGCACCGGTCTGTCGTTCCTGCCGGTGGCCGCGATCGTCGACTTCGAACTAACCATATCGATGCCGCCGCGGTTGACCGCCGACACCGGGGTTGACGCCCTGACCCACGCGGTGGAGGCGTACGTGAGTCGCAAAGCGAACCCGGTCAGCGACAGCCTCGCTCTCTCCGCAATCCGGCTTATCGCCGGCAACCTCAAGCGGGCTTACCGCGACGGCTCGGATGCCGCGGCGCGGGAGGCGATGATGCTTGCCTCGACGCAGGCCGGGATGGCCTTCTCGAACTCCAGCGTCGCGCTGGTGCACGGGATGAGCCGTCCAATTGGCGCACATTTCCAGGTAGCACACGGGTTGTCGAACGCCATGCTGTTCCCGGCCGTCACGCAGTTTTCGGTGTCCGGAGCGCCGAAACGGTATGCCGAGTGCGGACGCGCTTTCGGAGTGGCCGGTGCCGATACAAGCGACTCGGTGGCCGCCGAGGTACTGGTGGAAGCGCTGATTGAGTTGTGTGCCGAACTCGAAGTTCCCACCCCTCGGTCCTACGGCATCGACCCGCACGACTGGGAGTCGCTGACGCCATTAATGGCTCAGCAGGCGATGGCTTCCGGGTCGCCGGCCAACAACCCCGTTGTCCCGACCGCGCAGCAAATCGAAGCGATCTACGCGGGCGTGTACGGGTGA
- a CDS encoding nitroreductase/quinone reductase family protein, giving the protein MGDVDAATIRAERSDWMKEHLAMYLDSGGAKGHIVDLSAIGGREMTTHCLIRYRGRKSGSTYIKPLIYGNVGGEIVIVASKGGADTHPEWYLNIVASKTIDVQIATQAFEATWREPEATERHDVWEYMCHLYPPYVSYQRSTSRHIPLVMLKAVRPLAVFTQTPD; this is encoded by the coding sequence ATGGGTGACGTTGATGCCGCGACGATTCGCGCAGAACGCAGCGACTGGATGAAAGAGCATCTGGCGATGTACCTCGATTCCGGCGGTGCGAAGGGACACATCGTCGACCTCAGCGCGATCGGCGGTCGCGAGATGACCACGCACTGTCTGATCCGGTACCGAGGGCGAAAGTCCGGCAGTACCTACATCAAGCCGCTCATCTACGGCAATGTCGGCGGCGAGATCGTGATCGTAGCGTCCAAGGGCGGCGCCGACACGCACCCGGAGTGGTATCTGAACATCGTCGCCAGCAAGACCATCGACGTACAGATCGCGACTCAGGCGTTCGAGGCCACCTGGCGCGAACCGGAAGCCACTGAGCGCCACGATGTGTGGGAGTACATGTGCCACCTGTATCCGCCGTACGTGTCCTATCAGCGGTCGACGAGCCGACACATCCCGCTGGTGATGCTGAAGGCGGTGCGACCGCTCGCAGTCTTCACGCAGACACCCGACTAA
- a CDS encoding FadR/GntR family transcriptional regulator produces the protein MAGREPFVLAASHERVRPMKMSDQVAAQIRRMIARGELVDGDWLPTEAELIARFGVSRPTLREAFRLLEGDSLVTIRRGPPGGARVTVPGPDAVADLFGMVLTLSGTTVGDVWDARLTIEPAAVRRLAESATKDILAQLDVELGAVRAAIDDPPAFSKAGVRYHVKLVELSGNHTLTAVIGMLSEIVERELAKSLAEIGPDTEEIRRANRRALRGYEKIAELIRAGDGEAAERAWRDHMKSVRRYVAKTQNQDRVIDLLY, from the coding sequence ATGGCTGGACGGGAACCGTTCGTTCTGGCCGCCTCGCACGAGCGTGTTCGTCCGATGAAAATGTCGGATCAGGTTGCCGCACAGATAAGGCGGATGATCGCCCGCGGTGAGTTGGTCGACGGCGATTGGCTACCGACCGAGGCCGAATTGATAGCGCGGTTCGGAGTTTCACGGCCAACGCTGCGAGAAGCATTCCGATTGCTCGAAGGTGATTCCCTGGTCACCATCCGGCGGGGCCCGCCCGGCGGCGCGAGGGTGACGGTGCCGGGTCCCGACGCGGTTGCCGATCTGTTCGGGATGGTGCTGACGCTGTCGGGCACCACCGTCGGTGACGTGTGGGATGCCAGGCTCACTATCGAGCCAGCTGCCGTCCGCCGCTTGGCGGAGTCCGCAACAAAAGACATTCTGGCGCAACTCGACGTCGAGCTGGGGGCGGTGCGGGCGGCGATCGATGATCCCCCCGCGTTCAGCAAAGCCGGGGTTCGCTACCACGTCAAACTCGTAGAGCTGTCGGGCAATCACACGTTGACCGCCGTCATCGGCATGCTCTCGGAGATCGTCGAGCGTGAGCTTGCCAAGTCACTGGCCGAAATCGGTCCCGACACCGAAGAGATTCGGCGTGCCAACCGTCGTGCGCTCCGTGGGTACGAGAAGATCGCCGAACTGATCCGCGCCGGCGACGGAGAAGCGGCTGAGCGTGCATGGCGTGACCACATGAAGAGTGTCCGCCGCTACGTGGCGAAGACGCAGAACCAAGATCGGGTCATCGACCTGCTCTACTAG
- a CDS encoding Gfo/Idh/MocA family oxidoreductase, producing MTEPIRVVQWGTGNTGSVALQAILNSPALELAGVWARNPAYAAGALAGCATPAPVWNDIESVVAAAPDCVCYMATDRGRHQDVVAEFCRLLSAGINVVTTSYPMLVHPAGAGPDTQRRIEDACAAGGTSFLCTGVEPGFMADALVLHLTSLSREITAIRVQEAMNVGTYRGRRWRSGLGNDVATDAQHYVAGSIAQNWMGPMTMLAEGLGATLDRVYEVREIEPAGRDFTVPAGTYRANQVAALHFEVIGEVDGAPMFVIEHVYRLIDDIAPHWPQPADPGRRTTRIRIAGSPDIDVDVALGGAGLDATQQGVLATVMRAVNAIPILVAATPGMHSPLELPLITGRAAIERSMRRTNVGVG from the coding sequence ATGACAGAACCGATCCGAGTGGTGCAGTGGGGTACGGGCAACACCGGTTCTGTTGCGCTGCAGGCCATCCTGAATTCACCAGCACTCGAACTCGCCGGAGTGTGGGCGCGCAATCCGGCCTATGCCGCGGGCGCCCTGGCAGGTTGCGCCACACCTGCACCCGTCTGGAATGACATCGAGTCGGTCGTCGCCGCAGCACCGGACTGCGTGTGCTACATGGCTACCGATCGCGGCCGCCACCAAGACGTTGTAGCCGAGTTCTGTCGGCTGCTGTCGGCGGGTATCAACGTCGTGACCACCAGCTACCCGATGCTGGTCCACCCAGCCGGTGCCGGGCCCGACACTCAACGACGCATCGAGGATGCCTGCGCCGCCGGAGGGACCTCATTCCTGTGTACGGGGGTGGAACCGGGCTTCATGGCGGATGCCTTGGTGCTGCACCTGACCAGCCTGTCGCGCGAGATCACCGCTATCCGGGTACAGGAAGCGATGAACGTCGGAACCTACCGGGGCCGACGGTGGCGATCAGGCTTAGGGAACGACGTCGCCACCGACGCCCAGCACTACGTTGCGGGTTCGATAGCCCAGAACTGGATGGGGCCGATGACGATGCTTGCCGAGGGTCTGGGCGCGACCCTCGACCGTGTCTATGAAGTACGTGAAATCGAGCCCGCGGGAAGGGACTTCACCGTACCGGCTGGCACCTATAGGGCGAACCAAGTTGCCGCGCTGCATTTCGAGGTGATCGGCGAGGTCGATGGTGCGCCGATGTTCGTGATCGAGCACGTGTACCGGTTGATCGACGACATCGCGCCGCATTGGCCGCAGCCGGCCGACCCCGGCCGACGCACCACCCGGATCCGAATCGCAGGCAGCCCGGACATCGACGTGGATGTCGCGCTCGGGGGCGCCGGTCTGGATGCGACACAGCAAGGTGTGCTGGCCACGGTCATGCGCGCCGTGAATGCGATCCCAATCCTCGTTGCCGCCACACCTGGTATGCACAGTCCGCTGGAGCTACCGCTGATCACCGGGCGCGCAGCGATCGAGCGCAGTATGCGGCGCACGAATGTGGGCGTGGGATGA
- a CDS encoding SDR family oxidoreductase, with translation MTHPPLSGRRVLVTGASGGIGAAVARRVITAGGQVTLLARRIDRLRRLTAELGTDAIAIPCDVTDPARLSDSIAEAARAMGGIDAIVANAGAAHMGHIGTGEPRIWREFFDLNVIACLSTVRYGLDHMIAPADVVLIGSTAAHRPTGATGIYAASKTAVTAAAESLRLELGPAGIRVCLLQPGRVDTEIGQHARLEAGGRHGTMGTAFTLLATDEVAEVVAFVLSRPANLALNTVVLRPVGQEFP, from the coding sequence ATGACGCACCCGCCGCTCAGCGGCCGTCGTGTGCTGGTCACCGGTGCATCCGGTGGAATCGGTGCGGCAGTTGCACGGCGAGTGATCACGGCGGGTGGTCAGGTCACGCTGCTGGCACGCCGCATCGACCGACTGCGCCGATTGACCGCCGAACTCGGGACGGACGCCATCGCAATACCCTGCGACGTAACCGACCCTGCGCGGCTGTCGGATTCAATTGCTGAGGCAGCGCGTGCCATGGGCGGGATCGACGCGATCGTCGCCAACGCAGGTGCGGCTCATATGGGCCATATTGGCACCGGTGAGCCGAGAATCTGGCGAGAGTTTTTCGACCTGAACGTGATCGCTTGCCTGAGCACCGTTAGATACGGCCTTGACCATATGATTGCGCCCGCCGATGTTGTGCTCATCGGTTCGACTGCCGCCCATCGTCCAACGGGGGCGACGGGGATCTATGCCGCATCCAAGACAGCGGTTACGGCTGCGGCCGAATCACTTCGCCTGGAGCTCGGACCCGCCGGCATCCGCGTTTGCCTGCTGCAACCGGGCCGCGTCGACACTGAGATCGGGCAGCACGCCCGGCTGGAAGCCGGAGGTCGGCACGGAACCATGGGAACGGCATTCACGCTGTTAGCAACCGACGAGGTCGCTGAGGTCGTGGCCTTCGTGTTGAGTAGGCCAGCCAATCTCGCGCTGAACACAGTGGTGCTGCGCCCCGTCGGTCAGGAATTCCCATAA
- a CDS encoding Zn-ribbon domain-containing OB-fold protein produces MPDATAPLPALDPGNTPFWTGGSQGKLFICRCGSCRRWLHPPVPVCRFCLSTDVTPEQACGRGTVLTHTINRQQWLPSLPLPYVIAVIGLDDDPDLRLTSRLIDVEPERVSIGVRVEVCFEAAGDVWLPLFRPIGDDQ; encoded by the coding sequence ATGCCGGACGCCACAGCGCCGCTGCCGGCACTGGACCCGGGCAACACGCCGTTCTGGACGGGTGGTTCTCAAGGGAAACTGTTCATCTGCCGCTGCGGTTCGTGTCGTCGCTGGTTGCATCCGCCGGTGCCAGTGTGCAGGTTTTGCCTGAGCACCGATGTGACCCCCGAGCAGGCGTGTGGTCGGGGCACGGTCTTGACCCACACCATTAACCGGCAACAATGGCTCCCGAGCCTGCCGCTGCCGTATGTCATCGCGGTCATCGGACTCGACGACGATCCAGACCTCCGCCTAACTTCACGCTTGATCGACGTTGAGCCTGAACGCGTTTCGATCGGCGTGCGGGTGGAGGTGTGCTTCGAGGCGGCGGGCGATGTGTGGCTCCCGCTGTTCAGGCCTATCGGAGACGACCAATGA
- a CDS encoding thiolase family protein, which yields MSTGAVISGIGQSEIGRRLGRSGLSLTVQAALEALADAGLDRRDIDGLSTWPGGSGPAPGFTGAGVWDTKDALGLNLEWFSGGSETAGQLGAVINAVAAVRAGLATHVLCFRTVWESTAQTTDRRASVIGSGGGRVEGSHQWMVPFGAVSAANWAGLLATRYFHQFGTTREQVAGLAITLRANAKLNPKAVLRDPMSVDDYLNARMISDPLCLFDCDIPIDGSTAVIVSRADTAADLAGQVIQIEAVGAALHGRPYWDQYEDLASMAAHDAAAALWRNTSLTSGDVDIAQLYDGFSILTLIWLEALGLCGKGEAGSFVSGGDHISRSGDLPLNTGGGQLSAGRLHGFGHLYEACVQLRGRGADRQVPGDPEVAAVAAGGGYLGGALLLTR from the coding sequence ATGAGCACCGGGGCGGTGATCAGTGGGATCGGGCAGTCTGAGATCGGAAGGAGGCTGGGCCGGTCGGGACTGTCCCTGACCGTCCAGGCGGCACTCGAAGCATTGGCAGACGCCGGGCTCGACCGCCGCGACATCGACGGACTCTCGACATGGCCCGGAGGATCAGGACCGGCACCCGGCTTCACCGGCGCAGGCGTGTGGGACACCAAAGACGCGCTCGGCCTGAACCTGGAATGGTTTTCGGGCGGTAGCGAAACCGCCGGCCAACTCGGCGCGGTCATCAACGCGGTCGCAGCGGTTCGCGCGGGTCTGGCCACCCACGTGCTGTGCTTCCGCACCGTGTGGGAGAGCACAGCGCAGACCACGGATCGACGTGCCTCGGTGATCGGATCCGGTGGCGGGCGCGTCGAAGGATCCCACCAGTGGATGGTTCCCTTCGGTGCCGTCTCGGCTGCCAACTGGGCGGGTCTGCTGGCCACGCGTTACTTTCACCAATTCGGTACGACGCGCGAGCAGGTCGCCGGATTGGCCATCACACTGCGGGCCAACGCGAAGCTCAATCCCAAAGCGGTGCTGCGGGATCCGATGAGTGTCGATGACTATCTGAACGCCCGCATGATCTCCGATCCGCTATGTCTGTTCGACTGCGACATCCCGATAGACGGTTCGACTGCGGTGATCGTCTCGCGCGCCGACACCGCCGCTGACCTTGCGGGCCAAGTCATTCAGATTGAGGCTGTGGGTGCTGCTCTGCACGGCCGGCCGTATTGGGACCAGTATGAGGACCTGGCCTCGATGGCCGCCCACGACGCCGCAGCGGCCTTATGGCGTAATACCAGTCTGACATCAGGCGACGTCGACATCGCGCAACTCTACGACGGCTTCTCGATCCTGACCCTGATCTGGCTCGAGGCGCTTGGACTGTGCGGCAAAGGGGAAGCGGGTTCGTTCGTCTCAGGTGGCGACCACATTAGCCGTAGCGGTGACCTGCCGCTGAACACCGGGGGAGGGCAGCTCTCGGCGGGACGGTTACACGGTTTCGGGCATTTGTATGAGGCCTGCGTACAGCTGCGCGGTAGGGGAGCCGACCGTCAGGTACCCGGCGACCCCGAAGTGGCCGCGGTCGCCGCTGGTGGCGGATATCTAGGTGGTGCGCTGTTGCTCACCCGATGA
- a CDS encoding ferredoxin: MCEASDPEFFTLDEDGYSSIGLDKEVLAAQENQVRLGVQSCPMGALSISDD, from the coding sequence ATGTGCGAAGCGTCCGACCCAGAGTTCTTCACCCTGGACGAGGACGGCTACAGCTCGATCGGGCTGGACAAGGAGGTGCTTGCCGCCCAGGAGAACCAAGTGCGGCTGGGCGTCCAGTCCTGCCCAATGGGCGCCTTGTCGATCAGCGATGACTGA
- a CDS encoding NAD(P)H-dependent flavin oxidoreductase: protein MKTPICEMLGIEFPLLAFSHCRDVVASVTNAGGFGVLGASSHSPEDLERELSWIDERVDGKPYGVDIVCPEKFEGKGLDLKPEQLVAMVPAQYRDYVAKILSEHGVHFEEIGEEPFRMFATLSDTIGQELLDVSFRHPIKLIANALGVPPQFMIDRAKAEGVPVAALVGAKEHAIKQVQAGVDVLVVQGTEAGGHCGEVTTMVLVPEVIEAIRPVRSVPVLAAGGIVTGRQIAASIALGAAGAWTGSVWLTTEEAETAPYTVQKMLTASSRDTVRSKGRTGKFSRQLRSAWTDAWMPEAKGPGALPLPLQSIVAENVLRRLDTLAENGNKGAQELATYWVGQGVGLMNKVKPAREVVREMIEDYLDAVERVGGSVAD from the coding sequence GTGAAAACGCCAATCTGCGAGATGCTCGGAATCGAGTTTCCATTGCTGGCGTTCAGCCACTGCCGGGACGTAGTTGCGTCGGTGACCAATGCCGGCGGGTTCGGTGTGCTCGGCGCGTCGTCGCACAGTCCCGAAGATCTTGAGCGCGAACTGTCCTGGATCGACGAGAGGGTCGACGGCAAGCCCTATGGAGTGGACATCGTCTGCCCCGAGAAGTTCGAGGGTAAAGGACTGGATCTCAAGCCCGAACAGCTCGTCGCGATGGTGCCCGCCCAGTACCGGGACTACGTCGCCAAGATTCTTTCCGAGCATGGGGTTCACTTTGAGGAGATCGGCGAGGAGCCCTTCCGGATGTTCGCGACACTTTCCGACACGATCGGGCAGGAGTTGCTCGATGTGTCCTTCCGTCATCCCATCAAACTGATCGCCAACGCACTGGGGGTGCCGCCGCAGTTCATGATTGACCGCGCCAAGGCCGAGGGTGTTCCGGTCGCTGCTTTGGTCGGCGCTAAGGAACATGCGATCAAACAGGTGCAGGCCGGCGTCGACGTGCTGGTCGTGCAGGGGACCGAGGCTGGCGGGCATTGCGGCGAGGTGACCACCATGGTTCTCGTACCGGAGGTCATCGAGGCAATTCGGCCGGTCCGGTCGGTGCCAGTGTTGGCCGCGGGCGGGATTGTCACGGGACGCCAGATCGCTGCGTCAATCGCGCTGGGTGCCGCGGGCGCCTGGACTGGATCGGTGTGGTTGACCACCGAGGAAGCCGAAACAGCGCCCTACACGGTGCAGAAGATGCTCACCGCCTCGTCGCGGGACACCGTGCGATCGAAGGGTCGTACCGGCAAATTCTCCCGTCAGTTGAGGTCGGCGTGGACGGACGCCTGGATGCCCGAAGCGAAAGGCCCTGGTGCGCTGCCTTTGCCGCTGCAATCAATCGTCGCCGAAAACGTGCTGCGCAGGCTGGATACCCTTGCCGAGAATGGAAACAAGGGTGCGCAGGAACTGGCCACCTATTGGGTGGGTCAAGGTGTCGGACTGATGAACAAGGTCAAGCCCGCCCGCGAGGTGGTGCGCGAGATGATCGAGGATTACCTGGATGCGGTCGAGCGTGTCGGCGGCTCGGTGGCGGACTGA
- a CDS encoding acetyl-CoA acetyltransferase has product MTEAIDPRTPVLIGVGQVAELVDAPDYQGFSPIDLAVVAAQRAVTDTGADPQTVIAAIDTVACTRQFEDSTPGAPAPLGKSTKYPVSVANRLGAAPKRAVLEVAGGQSPQHLVSEFAREIASGNADVVLLGGAEAISTIRHLAKLENKPDFSDDPADPDRSYEDRGFGLIGLFSMEQAAHGLTTAPAQYGLLENARRAARGDSRQEYAAAMGELFAPFTKVAAKNSLSAAPEEHSAEELATVTERNRMISDPYPRFLVARDQVNQGAVVLLTSVQSARRLGVDESKFVFLHGQADLRDRSVLERQNLGEGPAAVTAVRHALEVAGLGLDDIDFFDFYSCFPIAVSNITESLGLSPNDPRGLTLTGGLPYFGGAGNNYSMHAIAEAVQRVRAEPGSYALVSANGGVVSKTSVGVYGTMSTELKADNSEQLQRDIDALDCPPHIAHPNGWATLETYTVSYGRAGQKSGIVIGRLDDGGGRFLAQVASGDDELMTVLESAEQPVGERIYVTAFGWGNRVTRSAAAAAALLPKSAPALRNDYEFIKVRRDGHLLEVTINRPDVRNCLHPPAHEELDGVFNAFYHDRDLWVAIITGEGTKAFCAGNDLIYSASGKPMYVPLNGFAGLTSRRDMHKPVIAAVNGFAMGGGFEIALACHLVVADASAKFALSEVRVGLFAGAGGLVRLPRMIPQKVATEMILTGRRIGADEAQQLGVVNRVAPEGQALSIARELAAETLQGSPTSVRLSLKVMEQTQAIADTVEAVSAPSDVVDELMVSSDAIEGMTAFALKRPPEWKNR; this is encoded by the coding sequence ATGACGGAGGCGATCGATCCGCGTACCCCGGTCCTGATCGGGGTGGGGCAGGTAGCCGAGCTCGTCGACGCGCCCGACTATCAAGGCTTTTCGCCCATCGACCTGGCTGTCGTCGCCGCACAGAGGGCAGTCACCGACACCGGGGCCGACCCGCAAACAGTGATCGCGGCCATCGACACGGTTGCTTGCACCCGCCAGTTCGAGGACTCCACCCCCGGTGCGCCGGCACCACTCGGTAAGTCGACGAAATACCCGGTTTCGGTAGCGAATCGGTTAGGAGCGGCTCCCAAGCGCGCGGTACTCGAGGTCGCCGGCGGACAGTCACCCCAGCATCTGGTCTCTGAGTTCGCCCGCGAGATCGCCTCCGGGAACGCCGATGTCGTGCTGTTAGGTGGTGCCGAAGCGATATCCACCATCCGCCACCTCGCGAAATTGGAGAACAAACCGGATTTCTCCGACGACCCAGCCGATCCGGACCGTAGTTATGAGGACCGCGGCTTTGGTCTAATCGGCCTGTTCAGCATGGAGCAGGCGGCACACGGACTGACGACTGCACCCGCCCAGTACGGGCTGCTGGAGAACGCGCGCCGGGCGGCACGGGGAGACAGTCGCCAGGAGTACGCCGCTGCCATGGGGGAGCTGTTCGCGCCGTTTACCAAAGTTGCAGCAAAAAATTCACTTTCAGCCGCACCAGAGGAACACAGCGCCGAGGAGCTGGCCACCGTTACCGAGCGCAACCGGATGATCTCGGATCCATACCCGCGCTTCCTCGTTGCTCGCGATCAGGTGAATCAGGGTGCCGTTGTGTTACTCACCTCCGTCCAGAGCGCCCGTCGGCTGGGCGTCGACGAGTCCAAATTCGTCTTCCTGCATGGCCAGGCCGATCTGAGAGACCGAAGCGTCCTCGAGCGCCAGAACCTGGGTGAGGGGCCGGCCGCGGTGACAGCGGTCAGGCACGCTCTGGAAGTTGCCGGTTTGGGCCTCGACGACATCGACTTCTTCGACTTCTACTCCTGCTTTCCGATTGCAGTTTCGAATATCACTGAGAGCTTGGGTCTTTCGCCCAATGATCCGCGAGGTCTGACCCTAACCGGAGGTCTGCCCTACTTCGGCGGTGCCGGAAACAACTATTCGATGCATGCCATTGCCGAGGCAGTCCAACGAGTTCGCGCCGAGCCGGGCAGTTATGCCCTGGTGTCTGCCAACGGCGGCGTCGTGTCCAAAACGTCGGTGGGCGTCTACGGCACTATGTCTACCGAGCTGAAGGCCGACAACAGCGAGCAATTGCAGCGCGATATCGACGCCCTCGATTGCCCCCCGCACATCGCGCACCCTAATGGCTGGGCCACCCTGGAAACCTACACCGTGAGCTACGGCCGTGCCGGACAGAAGTCCGGCATCGTGATCGGCCGTCTAGACGACGGTGGTGGGCGGTTCTTGGCCCAAGTCGCGTCCGGCGACGATGAGTTGATGACCGTGTTGGAGAGTGCCGAACAGCCTGTCGGAGAACGTATCTACGTCACTGCGTTCGGTTGGGGGAATCGGGTCACCCGTTCCGCGGCGGCGGCAGCGGCCTTACTGCCCAAGTCCGCGCCAGCGCTCCGGAACGACTACGAGTTCATCAAGGTCCGCCGCGACGGACACCTGCTCGAGGTGACCATCAACCGGCCCGACGTCCGCAATTGTTTGCACCCACCGGCACACGAAGAACTCGACGGCGTCTTCAATGCCTTCTACCACGATCGCGACCTGTGGGTCGCGATCATCACCGGCGAGGGCACGAAGGCGTTCTGTGCGGGCAACGACCTCATCTACAGCGCCAGCGGCAAGCCGATGTATGTGCCACTCAATGGGTTTGCCGGTCTGACGAGTCGCCGAGACATGCACAAGCCGGTGATTGCGGCGGTCAATGGCTTCGCCATGGGCGGCGGATTCGAGATCGCGCTCGCATGTCACCTGGTGGTGGCTGATGCGTCGGCCAAATTCGCCCTGAGTGAGGTCAGAGTGGGCCTGTTCGCGGGCGCGGGGGGATTGGTCCGACTGCCGCGGATGATCCCGCAGAAGGTCGCCACCGAGATGATCCTGACCGGCCGGCGCATCGGCGCCGACGAAGCCCAACAGCTCGGTGTCGTCAATCGTGTTGCGCCCGAAGGACAGGCGCTCTCGATCGCGCGCGAACTGGCTGCCGAGACCCTACAGGGCTCCCCGACATCGGTGCGGCTGTCCCTCAAGGTGATGGAGCAGACGCAGGCCATCGCCGACACGGTGGAAGCGGTTAGCGCGCCCAGCGATGTCGTAGACGAACTGATGGTGAGCTCTGATGCGATCGAAGGCATGACGGCTTTTGCGCTCAAGCGTCCACCGGAGTGGAAGAACAGATGA